The window TACTTTAGAATCCGGGTGACGCTGGATTTTTTTCTATTAGCAGTATTTTTCTTGATGACATTTTCTTTTGCCGCCTTATCAACTGCTTTGTAATACTTGGGAAGCAATTCTAACGCTTCCTTTATTTTGTTTTCTTTTTTTAAAGAAAGGATTTGTTTCTGCAAGTCCTTAATTGTTTTTTTATAACGCAAATTAGACGCCCTGTTCCTGCGTTCTTTTCTTAGTGA is drawn from Patescibacteria group bacterium and contains these coding sequences:
- the rpsT gene encoding 30S ribosomal protein S20 produces the protein MPIKKAAIKSLRKERRNRASNLRYKKTIKDLQKQILSLKKENKIKEALELLPKYYKAVDKAAKENVIKKNTANRKKSSVTRILK